One Heptranchias perlo isolate sHepPer1 chromosome 5, sHepPer1.hap1, whole genome shotgun sequence DNA window includes the following coding sequences:
- the si:dkey-1j5.4 gene encoding chondroadherin-like protein, whose amino-acid sequence MPTKLPEDSWVLRMGQNLLQTLPAKLLQGMPHAESVNFEHNAIRSIHPQAFSGASQLILVNLHGNQLTRLPRKAFQGLSRLRFLMLGQNHFSSIQPGTFTGLHKLSDFDMPLNDITSLPPNAFQALTALRIMDLAFNKIQKISSKSFTGLGQLQFLNLDHNRIKDIPLGAFKPLSSLEMLVLDNNLLSTINAVSFEGLGNLQELYMRNNGFGKLPKDIFKHTPKLTQLALSGNKLKTIDGASLLQLTGLREVFLHDNPWSCDCRIKPFLRWLAQSKADFSPFGTLRCASPPRNKGRILSSLNLAQLKCK is encoded by the exons ATGCCGACAAAGCTGCCCGAGGATTCCTGGGTTCTAAGGATGG GTCAGAACCTCCTGCAAACTCTTCCCGCTAAACTCCTTCAAGGAATGCCACATGCTGAGAGCGTCAATTTCGAGCACAACGCCATCAGATCAATCCACCCTCAGGCTTTCTCTGGCGCAAGCCAGCTGATACTGGTTAATCTCCACGGCAACCAACTCACCAGGCTTCCCCGCAAGGCCTTTCAGGGCTTGTCGAGGCTTCGCTTCCTGATGCTGGGTCAGAATCACTTCTCTTCCATCCAGCCGGGGACCTTTACTGGACTCCACAAACTCTCTGACTTCGACATGCCACTGAATGACATCACCTCATTACCTCCCAATGCCTTCCAGGCTCTCACTGCCCTCAGGATCATGGACTTGGCCTTCAACAAGATCCAGAAGATATCTAGCAAGTCCTTTACAGGGCTTGGACAGCTCCAGTTCCTTAACCTGGATCACAACAGGATTAAGGACATTCCGCTGGGAGCCTTTAAGCCACTCAGTAGCCTGGAGATGTTGGTCTTGGATAACAACTTGCTCAGCACTATCAACGCTGTTAGTTTTGAAGGTTTAGGTAATTTGCAGGAGTTGTACATGAGAAATAACGGCTTCGGCAAGCTTCCAAAAGATATCTTCAAACACACACCCAAACTTACCCAGCTAGCTCTGAGTGGTAACAAGCTGAAGACTATTGACGGGGCTTCACTCTTGCAGTTAACAG GTCTCCGGGAggttttcctacatgacaacccTTGGTCATGTGATTGCAGAATCAAGCCCTTTCTTCGCTGGCTTGCCCAGAGTAAAGCGGATTTTTCTCCCTTTGGAACACTGAGATGTGCCTCACCTCCCAGGAATAAGGGCAGGATTCTGAGCAGCCTGAACCTGGCTCAACTGAAGTGCAAGTGA